CTCAGTACTGGAGAGAGGTGAGAGGTGAACCACCTCTCTCAGGACAGGCCAAGTCAGGGTGGAGATACATatgttttcatataaaataactGTCTCAAAGAcaagaatataaagaaaatttatgAAGTTTCAGTACAATAGAACTGTGAGCAGAGAACttataaaataaacagatcAGCATaatttacacatttaaaaactaTATATTTCATTCATAAATATCTTTTCTAATTAATAACCATTCCTAGTTTAGACATAAATATTCAAGTTGGtatttgattttactttttatcaGTTCATGTGAGTCCTGTAAGGATCAGTTCCTTCTGCTCAACGCAGTCATGTAAATGGTCTTCACTAATGGGTTGTGCAAAAGCCTTCATTACCTAGTTTGTTgtaataaaactttaaaattctgcAACTCTCTTATACTCGTGGAAAGCctgtaaaacaaaaaccccttaAGTGTTAGCATGTcaactgcaaaacagaagtGCAAATCATCATCTTGCAtgggggctttttgtttgtttttttctgaacacaatTCTGTTCTAAAGATGAACGCGCTTAAGATACTACTTTCCCTCAGAAGAACTACTATCTGACTCACCATTATATTTACGTAATATATTATAGGGATTAAAGTTTCTATGTATGTTTAATTGTCCTGAGTTCATGAAACATCTAAAAATCTCTAACAAGAGATAATAACGTTTATTACATTCTTTTAAACAGCAACAGATTGTTATATTCAAGATCTGAAGAACTAGCGTGAAGAACAAAGCAAGTTCTACACATCTTTTCAagctgttaaaatgttttaccCCACTTGAATGGGGTAAATTTTCAACAAATTAATCAAAACTAACGtttcaacaaaaataatcacatcATACACAAAAATCCAAAAGCCTAAGGGCTAAATGACAGctagtgttaaaaaaaaatcttcaactgtttttcttccatttcactACTTTTTACGCGCGCATACATTtacaacagaaatacaaaatgtagAAGAGCTGTAGTCAGTGTTCAAAAGGAGTTCAAACTCAAAGTCTAATGCTTACAACTTAATCCAGCTTTCACAAGATGGAATTTATGAgatttgagataaagacatgAATTAGAGCCAAACACAGAATGATGACCAAGGCTAATAATCAACACTCCACATACTCAGTTTGACAGCATTAAGTTTATCAGTTATCACTAACAGTAACTCAGCCTTTAAAAAGCTACAGCTACATGTACAATACCATCTTTTCACAGACCTTCAGTATCAACATTGAAGTTTTATGGTTTTTCTACTATACAAATGATAAAAGCTTACCTTCCAAAGGCATTTACAAGAGCAACTATTTCTTGACGTGTGAGTTGAAAACCTTTTGATGGGCTATTCTCAGGAAggctctgtatttctttctcagaaaacaaGATCTTCAGAGCAGTTCCTAAGCCTTGagtctagaaaaaaaacccaaacctccaATGTTTTAACATTAGTAAGATCACTCCTTTGACTGCTCAGAAAACcataaaaaagtttaaaaattacaaatccAGGCAAACTGTAGTACCATTTCTTACGTATTGGCACTCCCTCAACCCAAGTAACTGCACACAAACCAGGACACTAATGCATGCCGTCAATTGCGTACCAGGTTCATTCACTTATTCAAGAACATCTGTGTCCTCAGGTATACTTGCTCTTCATCCTTGTGCTTTTaatctcttcccttcccctctcttttcttctcagccACAGGAGATGGATATGAAAACATGCCTGTTACAccacctccacctccctccCGCCCCTTACCTTACAGATGCCCCACTGCGGCAGGAGCTGGTGGATCTGatctccccttctcctctcccctcccccttcaaAGTCAAACTAGGTTTTATTATGAGGAATCACaacacttctgctttttccaccTCCAGTCGCAGTGGTAGACATTGCAGTTTCAGATTCAACCCCTATTTTCTATACAGAAATGCAATAGAAGAAgctattcttatttttcctctttttaatggGCTACAGAAACAACCACTGGATTTTGACAAAAAGTGGTTGAGGGTAGCTGCAACAGAATTTATAGGTCAGGAAATCTAGCCCTGTTTCACGTagtgtgagaaggaaaaaacaataatAGATCAGAAGCATTAACTAGGACAAGGTAGGCAGAACTCCAGAAATTCAGCAGACACCACCGAATTTCTGATGTTataaatttctttgaaaactgaacTCTGATAAGCTTAATGCTATAGCAGTACAGTAGGCACCCCAAAGTAACAACTATTCTCAGTCTGGATTTAACATTAGTCTTGAAATTTAAAAGCTTGTtctcaataaaataaaagtagtaaGCGTCCAGaaactggaaatgtttttcagctttgctgtgCACCTTTGCATTCatttgctgccttctgcataaactgaaaatctgaatttctcttttcctacGCCTCAATTTGCGGAGCTAAATCTCATGCCGGATTTTCTAACAATTAAGCAAGCGCTGTATTTCCAGGAAGGCTTCCCACAGGTGATTCTACAAGGCTCATCTGATCACTGAACACAGATAAGATTACTGACGGCTAGTAAGACTTTGCTGTGAAGCATCtgctttaaagacatttttttcagagaatacAAACTATACATTTTAGTAAACTAAACAAAGTAAACATTtgtttaaacattattttaaaaaaaaaaaattaaaaattgtttaacaGTGAACTAAACAGACGtctgtttttaatatatagGTAAGGATATCAAAGACCAACCATGTGCAGAAAGTCTGCATGCTAAGGTAAGAGGCATCCTGCCAAACTGAAATAGATGCTTATCTTCTAACCTCTCCCCCTgccacacacatgcacataaaaTAAACTGTACCTGCAGTTTGCCCCACAGCCTGCATTTGTCACATCCAACACAATCCATTATGCGGGATATGTTCTTGAAATGCAATCTGAATTCTTCCtatcagttaaaaacaaaataaaaccgGTTAACAAAGTATCTCTTAGCTTTACAGAAACAGAAGGTTAACTAATCTAGTACCGCTagaaaccaaaactgaacaaaaccacTACCTTATGTGGTCAGGCCATAACAAATGTAAACCTAGAATCTTGTTTCCAAGCCACTGCTAACAGTCAattccttgaaaaaaaccccaaaatacagGACATGCAGGGTAATGCTTGGATTCTGTATACTGAATTTCCACCAACTCTCTCAAAATTTTCTGACCTGTAAGTACTGCATCTGTGTCCCTGCccaatttttcttccattattcAAATCCCTTTTGAACAAACCTACCTTTTTGACAAATAGGCAAACAAGTTACAACTCACAAAAGACATTTCCCGTCCAAAGCTATGGGTAGATTGTCGCTTTGCAGCTTCAGTTAGAGTGACAGCAAGCACAGCACTGACCTAATTATGATGAtttcaattaaatatttaaggtCAGAAAAATACTAACTGGGCTGATAAACTACTGACATCTTTCTAATAGCATTCTTCCTAATGCTGATGAAATGCCATACTACTACTAAGTATTAAAGGCGATAACAACTATTAAAACAGACCTTAATTACCGAGCCACACTCCCAACTGTGGAATTGTAGTGCATACCAATCTGACAAATTCAGGCTGGAAGTTGCTAGGTAGTAACAGCATTCGTATTAGGTTCCCATGTCTAGGAACTATGCTTTTCTAATGTTAAGTATTCTATTATATAACATTATATTATACTATATAAGGCATCTGGTTTTTAAGCAAACatcactggttttttttcagacactTATGTATCTCTATTTAAAAACCACCATTGCATCTACTGGTAATACCAATTCAACTCATTTGCCTCACTGCAGTCCTGACGGCAGACCCAAGGCACTAAACCACAGATTTCAGCCTGCTTGGCTCAGGACAACAACTAGCGTTCACTGACAAAAAAATAGACTAAGTGGCCTCAGATATAATTCGGTACGTTTTTATCCCTGCCTTTTCTAGTCTCAGCTGTATGCTTCTGGCAGGTAGAGAGGTTTtctaaaataatacaatttaatGCCAAAATGGATATTTTGGATGTCATTCAGAAATTAGCTTTACCTTTAATGACTTGGCTCCTTTTTTATCTCCAGCAAACATGGACTTTTCATCAAAGTGCATATGGAAGGACCTAATaaagacaaaatgcaaaaaacccaaatgctgGCATAAACTACAGTGCTCCATCAAGCTTGGTGAGCCACTGATGCCatcagtataaaatatttttcagagttcCTAGTCTTTgcagaacagcttttaaaaatttattgaGTGGTAGCAGTTTTACTATTCAATTGCTGTAACTTGAAATATGttatttacagttttgatgAGAATTTTCTTCACTCCATTTCCACCGATCAAGATTTCGTTCTAATATGCACTGAAATTTTCTTAATGTTGGTTGTCTGACCATATCTCAAATACCTAGCAACATTACGATTAGGGACAGCAATGAAGCCACACAGCACGTTACCAACCACAAAAAGTAGCAAGAAGGTGAGCAAAGGAACTGGACTGAAGAACCTTACAGAgtaaacagaaggaagaagggatggCTAAAATCCCAGAGGTTAAGTCTATGATAAAAGCTGGATTACTCGCTAGATTATTAAAAGACTACATgtactattttccttttcaaaataaatcatgtGCATCTTATACTGAAGcatcagaaaaagcaacaaatagGGAACAACCCAGGGTGTtgtgtatggggttttttggttttgttttggggttttgttgttgtcattttttgtattttgttttttaaagattggTATACTCAAACCTCAAAAATATTCATCTCTTCCCATTAAATGTACAAATTCCTCTTGTTCTCTCCCCTTACTTAAAATTAATGTCTTCATTCCATTCTCCTCCTTGTCCCATCCTATCAAGAAGTCATCTACTCCCACTTGCAAATCTAAGTGAGAATTTCAAACTAtcgattaaaaaaaatcctatgccTTACTTTGTATCCCTGAAGATATCTAGTAAGAGAGCTTTTGATTCAGCATCCTCATGGCCATTTCCAGTGTAAAGGTCAACAACTGCACGCTCAAAGTACGGTGCAACCTTTGACAAAGCACGCAGCTCTATTAAATataagaaatacagatttttgagCCTCCTTGGtccttctccttttgtttcAACAGGATCAAAGCGGCGAGTGAACTCTTTCACATTCGGTCCCCAGCGAGGCTTTCCCCAGGTTTCtacacaaagattaaaaaaagggcAGGGGGGAGTAAACATACTtacatatttagaaaaataaagcaattaagTATATAtcaaaaaaattaggaaaaaaacaaatacatgttACAGATATTGTAGAATTTCATTCAGCAATTTTACCTAGAGTTAAATTACCTTCAAGAAGATAATTTGCACACAGATGCAAGTTGATGCTAGCATGAAGTCCAGAAATGAGTTTATAAAACACTCTTTTCTCAAGGCAAAGACCTGtccaggaaaaaagacaaatggaTCCCAAACTAAATATTGGaaataatgtattaaaatactttgacaTTTCAGTGATGTAAGTCTGCATCGTTTAACTTTCAAGAGTTACAGTTACAGTACTTCAGCATTGTTATTAAGCCCTTACATCCATCATAGGAAAAGTTTACCTcctattttttatataaagaagTCCTAAGAATGAAGTTTGACATTTCTTACATGGTATTTTAATGTTCTAATAAATACAGTCAACTAAGCACCTGGTTAATTAGTACAGATAAATTGCCACACAAAAATAAGATGCTTACATTTTTTGAGCAATAAGTTTGAAATAGTCTTGAATTTTGACAATTTGGAAGCCAGAACTATACTGTGACCCATCCTCATTAGAATTAAAGCTACTACTGAATTAGAGTAGCGGCCTTACAGAAAAACATCAAGAACCCAAGAAAACTTTATGGCattggaaaacagcaaaaatatttattcccaGCTCTACTGTAAATTCACTGAAGATTTAAATGCACAGaacaaaacctttaaaaaaatcacttcaatGGATACAGACTTCTATAGTGTAAACAGAAACACAACGGCAATGGGTGgccaaaatataatttaaatgcagaaattacTTATAATACCACTTAGACCCATAGATAGAGACTACAATTGGAATTTAGGAGTTTGTTCCTTTCTGAAAGATACGTTTGGGTGACTTCCTTGCCACTCCAACCTCCACAAATGGATGCAGGAAGAGCTGATGGTGAAACCTATCTGTGACACTGAGATATGGCCTCATTTACAGacatcatattttaaaaagcatgtacATTTGTATGCTTGCCTACAATAGCACCAATTAGAGATTTCCAACTGGACAAGTAAAGGCTTATGAAAGACAGAATGAACTAAGTTTAAAATCAAGTACATTTAACTCATTTACTTTTCTGCATACCTCTAAAATGCAATTTTGATTACTACCACTGtaataataatttccattttaatatgaataaaaagcaaattgctTTGCCTTCTGAACACACGTTATAGTTACGTTAAATAGTAGGAAAAGAACCATCAAAAACTTTAAcgtttttcaaagctgtttccTAATAGAAATGCTTAGCAATGTTACGACTAGTAATGTCCCTGCTTAAATGCctaaaatgagcagaaaattcAAAGTAACTAGTATTGAAGTGAACTTCCCCTTTATAAAAGATGAAACACTGAAGTGTTGGAGGAATATACCATCTAAGTGAATGAGAAGACTTCCACAGacccttgagaaaaaaaatattccttgaaTGATACTCAGAAGTTCTGCACAATTTGTAAAAAGCCTAcactatgaaaaatatttggggagatgaaaaaaataatacagtgttTCTTCTAGTGAATTTAACATTGTATTAACCCATCTATGAGCTTTTACCTTCTAGCCATGTGTAGAAAGATTCTCCTGTAAATACAAAGTATACAGTTAAATGAAAGTATTCATTTTCAACAATACAGTATCTTTATGTTACTATGCATACTAACATTAGCTGCCATATGGACATAAGGCTAAATAATTTATCTATTAAAGTGAGAATAGGCACTGAAGTGGCTGAACTGGGAGTTTAGTTTAAATCTGTTGTGGTCAGAATAGGAGAAATATGAGAATGACCATGACTAAGCTACTGGTCAGGGCATTCAGAAGCGTATGTAAGCGCAAGCCTGATTATATGCACTACTGGTGAAAGACGTGACATTTGAGTGTCATTATACCTGATAGCCTTTACTTTGACTGCTACTGTCTGAAGGTTTCCTGTAGGCTTAGATCTTTCGCCTGAGAGCTTTCAGTTGACTGAAAAATCTTAAAGTCTGTCTCACTGTAGACAGaccaaatgctttttctcaATCAAGGACATTCAAGAAAGTACACCAAAAACTCCCTCTTCTAAGGGATCTGACATCAGTATCAATGGTGCTCTGGAGGAGACTCAAGAATCCTTTAATTTATGCATCTGCAGTCATCTTGCTAATAACATTATCACAACACATATTCTGTTACAAGGATAAGACCCAATAACAGAACTGCATTTTGCTCTTAGCCACTCCTTCCCCCGACTCCAAATGAAAGAACTATCccaataaaagcattttctgatcAACCATCTGCACAAAAACATAACTTTCCTACCCTCTAATGCAACAGCAAAGAAGTGAATAAATCAGATGTCCGAAACTCTTTAATACTTACTTCATTTCTGCAAGTCAAGCAAAATAAGATGACTTACCATCATCTCCTCCTtagaggggaaaaggagaaaaaaaaaacaaaccataagCATTAAAAAGATAATGTCCACATCAAAGTAGTAATGAAACACAGGCTCTACTACAAACACTGAAAAGTGCAAGAAACCTTATTTAATCTACAAAAAAATAGGCTActttccatcctcttcctcctcctcaagaCCACCTGAGACTATACACATTATAATAATGAAAGTCACTAAGAGTTTGAAATCTTAGTAGCAGCTGATTTATACATTGTTGAAAGCTACGTTTTAGCTTCAGAAAGATGGTTAGGAAGTTGTCATCTTCAGTTCACATTATCCAACAATCTGACCAGTGTTCCTTTCTGAAATTGTGATCCCTGAGTTAAACTGCTCTTacaattctttttatttgtgtatATCAGCAACATATTATCTCAATATTTATAATTACTAAAAGCTATCTTGATTTTCTAATGTGCAGTGATGTTTTCTAACTCAATGTATAGCGTAATAGTTAATTTTTAAGGTAAATGAGACACACTGACTGACAGGGGAAAGCCAATTCATTTGGAACACCAGATTGCAGTTTTCAATTTATAATTGAAAAGTTAAAACCCAAGTCATTGGCATAATTtgcttggtttttattttttaacattcttgCAGATAACTAAGCCTTCCTAAGTATCCACTCTGTCTTCAAATAATGCAATTATCTGTACATATGTAACACACAAAATATTATGGATGGAAAATGTACAGCTACATTTCACTAGGATGACTATGAGGTAAAGCGATTAAATTAAATGctctagtaaaaaaaaacccaacggaCAAATACAAGAGTGATGAAATTTTTGATCAACTTTAACTGCTTCCCATCCACAGTGGAAAATTACTGACACTTACTAAACAATTTGAGACTTACTTTAGTTTTCACGTTAGTTCCTCTGACATTAATAAGCCTATTCACATACATAAGATTAAGCATGTATGTAATTAAGTATCACAAACCTTAGTCTAAATATTGCAAATAGACAGCTACTTctacagaggaaattaaaaaagcagaaaacacacCTACAGACTGAAGATTACTATTTGTATCACTCGTACTGCAATAGTCCTATGTTAAAAGAACtgcattagaaaataaaaataggcaaGACCCACCCCTACTAGGCGCCAGTGGATTTAAAGGACGATAGACAGATCGAGGCCTAGAAAATAAGTTAGAAAACACAACAATGAGTTTTAAGCTAAACTGAAGCGCCAGTATAAGAAATAggctttctctccctctcaaTTACTTGAAGCAGTTTTCTTCATAGATGCTGTTCCACACTCTCCAAGCAGAAGGCCCCTTGTATCCAGTGTAACGTTCTGGATTCAGCAGCAAATCCACATACTGTGCATCTGGAGATCTCTCATCTAAATAGGAAACCTTTTGTTACATATTCTAACTGATCAGttaaaaaagctttcatttaaaaaaaccccaaaaaacagtCACACAGAATTAAATATAAATCAGAAGTCTCATATAATACTATTCTGCCTTCCAGTTGGATTATAAATGCCTTGtacataaaaatacagcaatataCACACTAAATAGAAAGCCCCAAAGTGTATAATTTATTCCAAAGTCTCTTGTGTGGCCATAATTTCCAGAATGTCTGAACACCTTCTCTATAGCTTCTTCAACTCCACTATAAACACTTGTCATGCAATGTGTTCTCTCACCCTATGCTAAGATataaacagcattttgttttaaatgggcTTCAAATTCAGGGTTTATTTGTTCAGCAGTATTTGGTTGGGGAGGTTGCTTTTTTGAAATGGGTATACTGCTACAGGGGCTTCTTAATAAAGACAAGGTCAAACAAGTGCATCTTGTAGTTGGTAAATATTATATGTTTATTAGCTAAATGCCGTTTTTGCCACACACCCTTGTATACCAGCAGAAAGTCTGGATCACATTGCTTAATTGAACAAACTTTCAGCATATTGCAGAACACAGAACACTCTGTTGGTTATGGCAAGAAACATGTTATTTAAGCAGCATTTCAGCAAGTTATACCCTCATCTCTGAAGTTCACTACAAACAAATTCAGGCAACGTATCCAAAGAAAACTCTGTATGAATAGAAACTTAAGTTTCGAGCTACCACCAGtaaaaagcaggaagaattCCCTCCTCTTTGAAATTCTAGGTCAAGAGCAACTCatgcttaaaaaaccccacatacaATACAAGCCAGTAGTCCAGAGACATATTCATAGGAATAGGCCAAGCAGTGCCACCGAGTATTTCCTCAGATGtcaaaaaaagccacagaaacagAGAGTGAAAACTACTCTAAAAAGAAGAGATGATTCTGCCTGAGCAGTTAAGCATCACTTCAGCAGTAGTAgcacaaacaaagaaaagaaacagacatGAGACACACAATAACACAGTGAGTGTCAGACGAGACAAAGTCAAATTacagctttatttatttctttgataGCATGGCTAACCTAAGCAGTTCCTGCACTTCCTGGTCACTTCAGGTCtccactttttcttctcattatcCACATACAACTGAGTCTGTGGGGCAGCGCAACAAAAAGATGGAAAGCTGACCTGGGTTATGAAGTTTTTTTCAGCTAGATCAATTCCCTTATCTAGTTTATCATTAACCTCAACAAAAagctaataaataataaaacttaTGATATGGTTTTGTGCTACAGTGGAGTGAATTAAGAGCTCTCTCACCAccaggaagagaggagaggaagagaacaagAGTTTCTACCTCCTCCCAGTCACTCCCAGTGGTTATTTCCTCTcacttctccctgctccagctcacAAACTCACCTGATAAGCTAGTTCATCACAACAATCTGGGAACTGGGAGGTAGATGTCAACTTAACTTTCCCGCTAATTCAAGTAAGCTGCATCAGCTTACCATGCAGAAAGATGCACGCCAGAGCCAgtgcaaaaaaaagcactggaaGAACACAGCTGGGGGCAGTACATCTTCCTTCAGCTGGGCATGATATAAGGAGAGATGGAGGCAGAGTCAGGAACTACTTAAGTTAGTATTAGTTCtaaaagaaatgctgctgaACTGTATCTTTCCCAACTGAGTCCTCTTAAAAATGTAAGTAGGCAGCTTGAAGATAGTAGAGACAACAGCAGCTTATTGCATATAACAGTTCAGATCTACAGTAATGCTCACCAACTATTTATTAGAGAAATGGCTTATATAGAAAATTTTCACAGATAAGATGCAGCAGAAGTGCTGAAAGAGAACCGCAGTTGGTAAGTCCACTACAGCTGCTACTTTCTCAGGTGACACCAAATATTAGCCTAAAGGTAGATTAAACACATCTTGCATTATGCCCTAAGTCTTCCTAGCAcagaaagtttttttaaattatttcttaaaaaggtCTTTAGCAGTCATTCCTGAGCTTGGCAATTCTCACATTTATCTGAAAAACATTCCTTTGAGCTTTGAATGttacaagcaaataaaaagactCACATAGGTGGAGCAGAGGAAAGACAAAATCTAGTATCCTCGTGTTTTACCAATAAGAAAGTCCTTACAAATAAGGGTGAATTTAGTGGAGAGATCATTTGGAAACACAGCAAGGCTGGAAGAGGAACAAACTCGGTCCAAGCATAGAGAGTAGaatagcaacaaaaataatatagtAGTAAGAAACTGAATCAGCTGCAAGTAATTTGTCTTATATTTGTACTAGATGCAACTCTTTTGCgagaagctttttaaaaaatatatgctAACCCCCTCCtatttaccttcttttttatttccataaaagTCTCCTGTTCACTGTAGTAACAGGAGGTAACAGTGAATGTTCACTGTGTAGACTACCAAATGCTCCTTGTAAAAAATGGCATTCTTTGGTTGTAAGATAATATTAACTGTCACATCTCCATTTAgcacaaaattaaaactttcaaaaaatggTTATTTGCAGAGAAACTATAatcttttgtggtttttaagagacagcaaataaaacaaacactCTGAAAAAGCTTAAACATTTTACCATCAAGTTCACAAAAATGATCCTGTGAATCATCGTATCTTGCCCAGTCAATGAAAGCCTCCTTACTTTGGttactgaggggaaaaaaatacatttgattttaaacttttaaataaacaacATCAATAAGAGCTACTGAAAGAAACACAATCCACATATAGCAGTTAACTTAGAACTGAATTGTAAATTACTGTATCTGAAAGTTGAGAATATATGGAGTTACCACTTGTTAGCTGCACAGAGATTCAGGCATCATATGccatactttaaaaaatcattttaatgttAGACAGCAAGAAAGATTTCACCATCGTTTTATTTGAACAAACTGCAGCGGCAGTGACTTCTCTTCCTTCAGTAAGAGCTTGGTAAAACACTTTCATAGCATACATTTTTCACACTTTTCAAAGTACTACTTTAGCAGCTGTCACTTcagggggcagggaaggaaTCATGTTTTTGTAACCTGTACTTTCAATGAAACCTACAATACGTAGCCTTGCTTTTTAGTGGGAGACTGGATGTCTAAACACTCCTTCCAAGCTAATTTACTCTATGAATATGATTCATCTTAAGCCTTTTAAATGATAATGGTATTCCACTCACCCTAGCATTTTCAAAGGTGTACTGTACCAGAGAGACAAGTACTTTGAAGTTACCACACTATGAAACAGAAACAGGTCCAAAAGCTGAATGCTTTCTTCTACACATATATGCAGCACTGAACTACTGATGCCACACTACTGACAGCAAAATTTAAGCAAAGTTAAGATTGGGAACTCTGCTCCAGGGTGCAGTGAAGCACCATGAAATAATTGAAACAACCTATTCCATTTGCTCAAATTAGTACTAGCTCAATTCTACAGAGGCAATTCTGTAACAAGATACATTTCTAACCTTCTGCCAAATCACAATAGGAGACTTTATACTTGGCATTAGGTGAGAAACTTCTCCAGCAATTACTAGCAGGCAAGATTTGATAATCACAAGAAACACAGttgataaaggaaaataatgcaaaaacaTGGGGATGATGCACTACTAGGCAGAGAACATGAAGGTTTGCCTACAAAGCACAAACTCTTCCTGCACCTGCAGGATCCATTACTTGCCCTCTCCCAACTTTAATCATCTATCCTACTCTCACAAAAAGCACTCTCTTTAGCTCTCCAAGCTCATATTCTTTTGCCctacagcagtggaagagaGTTAATACTTTCTTATTTCCCCCAGAAAACCTTGCACAAGGTCTCTACCCAGTTTTGTATAAAACACCACACGCCAGGCAGAAGCAGTTGCTTTTTCATGGCAGTCCCATTTTGTTGGATGACAGGAAAGAGTTTCAACATCTCTATCAGGTAGAACTGCTGAAATCTGTGGCCAAAGACACCACACCTCTCCCTCAACAGtgaagaactgatttttctacttctgctttttaaaggtgGGAAACCTAGTAGAATGCAAGTTTTTCTAAGTGCTGTTCCACACACTTTCCTACTCAGGGGCAACACCATCCTGCAGAATTTCTCCCACCCAATCTTGACTGTGCCATGCAATAAGCAAGATCAGGGAATTGATCCAAGCTAAAAATAACTTTGCCAA
The DNA window shown above is from Grus americana isolate bGruAme1 chromosome 3, bGruAme1.mat, whole genome shotgun sequence and carries:
- the ERO1B gene encoding ERO1-like protein beta isoform X1 yields the protein MSGGGAVRGTAARARLAARLLAVLSCVLTAEAQLTGVLDDCLCDIESIDDFNTFKIFPKIQKLQERDYFRYYKVNLKRPCPFWADDGHCSIKDCHVEPCPESKIPVGIKAGSSNKYSKAANNSKELEDCEQANKLGAVNSTLSNQSKEAFIDWARYDDSQDHFCELDDERSPDAQYVDLLLNPERYTGYKGPSAWRVWNSIYEENCFKPRSVYRPLNPLAPSRGGDDGESFYTWLEGLCLEKRVFYKLISGLHASINLHLCANYLLEETWGKPRWGPNVKEFTRRFDPVETKGEGPRRLKNLYFLYLIELRALSKVAPYFERAVVDLYTGNGHEDAESKALLLDIFRDTKSFHMHFDEKSMFAGDKKGAKSLKEEFRLHFKNISRIMDCVGCDKCRLWGKLQTQGLGTALKILFSEKEIQSLPENSPSKGFQLTRQEIVALVNAFGRLSTSIRELQNFKVLLQQTR
- the ERO1B gene encoding ERO1-like protein beta isoform X2; translated protein: MSGGGAVRGTAARARLAARLLAVLSCVLTAEAQLTGVLDDCLCDIESIDDFNTFKIFPKIQKLQERDYFRYYKVNLKRPCPFWADDGHCSIKDCHVEPCPESKIPVGIKAGSSNKYSKAANNSKELEDCEQANKLGAVNSTLSNQSKEAFIDWARYDDSQDHFCELDDERSPDAQYVDLLLNPERYTGYKGPSAWRVWNSIYEENCFKPRSVYRPLNPLAPSRGESFYTWLEGLCLEKRVFYKLISGLHASINLHLCANYLLEETWGKPRWGPNVKEFTRRFDPVETKGEGPRRLKNLYFLYLIELRALSKVAPYFERAVVDLYTGNGHEDAESKALLLDIFRDTKSFHMHFDEKSMFAGDKKGAKSLKEEFRLHFKNISRIMDCVGCDKCRLWGKLQTQGLGTALKILFSEKEIQSLPENSPSKGFQLTRQEIVALVNAFGRLSTSIRELQNFKVLLQQTR
- the ERO1B gene encoding ERO1-like protein beta isoform X3, translated to MSGGGAVRGTAARARLAARLLAVLSCVLTAEAQLTGVLDDCLCDIESIDDFNTFKIFPKIQKLQERDYFRYYKVNLKRPCPFWADDGHCSIKDCHVEPCPESKIPVGIKAGSSNKYSKAANNSKELEDCEQANKLGAVNSTLSNQSKEAFIDWARYDDSQDHFCELDDERSPDAQYVDLLLNPERYTGYKGPSAWRVWNSIYEENCFKPRSVYRPLNPLAPSRGGDDGESFYTWLEGLCLEKRVFYKLISGLHASINLHLCANYLLEELRALSKVAPYFERAVVDLYTGNGHEDAESKALLLDIFRDTKSFHMHFDEKSMFAGDKKGAKSLKEEFRLHFKNISRIMDCVGCDKCRLWGKLQTQGLGTALKILFSEKEIQSLPENSPSKGFQLTRQEIVALVNAFGRLSTSIRELQNFKVLLQQTR